The Brachyspira aalborgi genome has a segment encoding these proteins:
- a CDS encoding DNA methyltransferase, with protein sequence MLDFDFSLLDNKDFKEDSVREDIIAPLLKELGFESKKSQEGLTLKRSVKLTSDTILGSNKSIKSKDLIIPDYVLYIDGKPHCVLDAKKPNVDINSKSKSERQAFYYAINPKMQSPFYALCNGRSLTLYQTSNQELILEIDLNTELNSKFELLKQYLITPIASLRQDISSDNKKPKKSDDWYLSRSLPKRIEIPKKQAKARHYGCTMYFTRQSWDIVTLNIRNFTDEGDIVLDPFGGSGVTAIESMMNNRFGIHTDLNPLSVFMTKALSSQVDLGDLYDLGEEILSEFEKLKPKNEKEAKAILENAKYFPNAINKEFGNTASVKKQEEILWIPKDEILPKGSDVDSVLKLFSPTQLVELAILRKLIMRKTTKNKEMRYSLFLAFYNAITRCNLTFHRAKSLPNGGDSGVFRYYRYRIAKEPEFLDIGNHFRSKFKRVIKGKQELQYSPYFYNSYFYPLNKTIKNREEAINGEKIFQADATNLKEINDKSIDYIYTDPPYGAKIPYLDLSAMWNAWLDFSVDKKLREKECIEKGSLNKSRDEYISLMKNSIKEMYRVLKFNRWLSFVFQHQDPQLWQLLVDAAEEVGFEYVGSVRQDNGKKTFKKIQNPATVLSGQLILHFKKVDNPKTRIKNKVGDTFELVLNNVEALIARDNGATLEEINSELETRGLELGFLHELGEMFKDLTAFINQNFDYDSSSGKYHIRQGQKFKSQIDIKVRAKYFILSFLRGAERRNEKSTFDDICLEVIPLLKNGITPDEEYIKDILEEVAIPNKTTGEWKLKTSDPKLFDDI encoded by the coding sequence ATGTTAGATTTTGATTTTTCATTATTAGACAATAAAGACTTTAAAGAGGATTCCGTTAGAGAGGATATAATAGCTCCTTTATTAAAAGAATTGGGTTTTGAAAGTAAAAAATCGCAGGAAGGTTTAACTCTCAAACGCTCCGTTAAATTAACTAGTGATACTATTTTAGGTTCTAATAAATCTATAAAATCAAAAGATTTAATTATTCCCGATTATGTTTTATATATAGACGGCAAACCTCATTGTGTATTGGATGCCAAAAAACCTAATGTTGATATAAATTCAAAAAGTAAAAGCGAAAGACAAGCCTTTTATTATGCTATTAATCCGAAAATGCAATCTCCATTTTATGCTCTATGTAATGGCAGAAGTTTAACATTATATCAAACTTCAAATCAAGAATTGATATTAGAAATTGATTTAAATACAGAATTAAATTCTAAATTTGAGCTTTTAAAACAATATCTTATTACTCCTATAGCGTCTTTAAGGCAAGATATTAGCAGCGATAATAAAAAGCCTAAAAAATCTGACGATTGGTATTTATCCCGTAGTTTGCCCAAAAGAATTGAAATCCCGAAGAAACAAGCAAAAGCAAGACATTATGGTTGCACTATGTATTTTACTCGTCAAAGTTGGGACATTGTAACTTTAAATATTAGAAATTTTACGGATGAAGGCGATATAGTCCTTGACCCTTTCGGGGGAAGCGGAGTTACGGCAATAGAATCTATGATGAATAATAGATTTGGAATTCATACGGATTTAAATCCTCTTTCCGTATTTATGACAAAGGCTTTAAGTTCTCAAGTAGATTTGGGCGATTTATACGATTTGGGAGAAGAGATTTTAAGCGAATTTGAAAAATTAAAACCTAAAAACGAAAAAGAAGCAAAAGCCATTTTAGAGAATGCAAAATATTTTCCAAACGCTATAAATAAAGAATTTGGAAATACGGCAAGCGTAAAAAAACAAGAAGAAATATTATGGATACCGAAAGACGAAATTTTACCGAAAGGAAGCGATGTCGATTCCGTCTTAAAATTATTTTCGCCTACTCAATTAGTAGAGTTGGCGATTTTAAGAAAACTTATAATGCGAAAAACTACTAAAAATAAAGAAATGAGATATTCTTTATTTTTAGCTTTTTATAACGCTATTACGAGATGCAATTTAACTTTTCATAGAGCCAAATCTCTACCTAATGGTGGAGATAGCGGAGTATTTAGATATTATCGTTATAGAATTGCTAAAGAGCCAGAATTTTTGGATATAGGAAATCATTTTAGAAGCAAATTTAAAAGAGTTATAAAAGGTAAACAAGAGTTGCAATATTCACCTTATTTTTACAATTCGTATTTTTACCCATTAAATAAAACTATTAAGAATAGGGAAGAAGCTATAAACGGAGAAAAAATATTTCAAGCGGACGCTACAAATCTTAAAGAGATTAACGATAAAAGTATCGATTATATTTATACCGACCCGCCTTACGGAGCTAAAATTCCATATTTAGATTTAAGTGCTATGTGGAATGCTTGGCTTGATTTTTCAGTTGATAAAAAATTAAGAGAAAAAGAATGTATAGAAAAAGGAAGTTTGAATAAAAGCCGAGATGAATATATTTCTTTAATGAAAAATAGCATAAAAGAAATGTATAGAGTTTTAAAGTTTAATCGTTGGTTAAGTTTTGTATTTCAACATCAAGACCCTCAACTTTGGCAACTATTGGTTGACGCTGCCGAAGAGGTTGGTTTTGAATATGTTGGAAGCGTTAGGCAAGATAACGGAAAAAAAACTTTTAAAAAAATACAAAATCCAGCTACCGTGTTAAGCGGACAATTAATTTTGCATTTTAAGAAAGTCGATAATCCGAAAACTAGAATTAAGAATAAAGTTGGAGATACATTTGAATTGGTATTAAATAATGTAGAAGCGTTAATTGCAAGAGATAACGGCGCTACTTTAGAAGAGATAAATTCGGAACTAGAAACTAGAGGATTGGAACTCGGATTTTTGCATGAATTAGGTGAAATGTTTAAAGATTTAACCGCTTTTATTAATCAAAATTTTGATTATGATAGCTCAAGCGGAAAATATCATATTAGACAAGGGCAAAAATTTAAAAGTCAAATAGATATAAAAGTAAGGGCTAAATATTTTATTCTTTCATTTTTACGAGGAGCGGAGAGAAGAAATGAAAAATCTACTTTTGACGATATATGCCTTGAAGTTATCCCATTATTAAAAAATGGAATAACGCCAGATGAAGAATACATAAAAGATATTTTAGAAGAAGTTGCAATTCCAAATAAAACTACGGGCGAGTGGAAATTAAAAACGAGCGACCCAAAATTATTTGACGATATTTAA
- a CDS encoding DNA-methyltransferase — MSYYITLDREYIKSKIGINQNFQIFNEDCREGIKRLKDNSIDFIVTDPPYFIDGMGNEWNDKRLQNKAKKSGIIGGLPIGMKFDRIQGERLQEFMNPLSNEFFRVLKPGGFCIVFSQARLYHRMAMSLDLTGFEIRDMLVWKYEGQAKAFSQTHFIKKDKTLSTSQKEVLIKELDGMKTPQLKPRIEPMVLAQKPKIGTFVKNWQEYKLGLINSKESLDGGFPSNVMEVSKHIRNNESEEKIKHLTRKPVRLISHLVRLFTQEGQIVLDPFFGSGSHAIASLENNRKFIGFEIEKKYFKITQKRIEKRFLEISE; from the coding sequence ATGTCTTATTATATAACATTAGATAGAGAATATATAAAATCAAAAATAGGTATAAATCAAAATTTTCAAATTTTTAATGAAGATTGCAGAGAAGGTATAAAAAGATTAAAAGATAATTCTATTGACTTTATAGTAACCGACCCGCCATATTTTATTGACGGAATGGGAAACGAATGGAACGATAAGAGATTACAGAATAAAGCTAAAAAATCGGGAATTATAGGAGGATTGCCTATCGGTATGAAGTTTGATAGAATTCAAGGAGAGAGATTGCAAGAGTTTATGAATCCTCTATCTAATGAATTTTTTAGAGTTTTAAAACCTGGCGGATTTTGTATAGTTTTTTCTCAAGCGAGACTTTATCATAGAATGGCAATGAGTTTAGATTTGACGGGATTTGAAATAAGAGATATGCTTGTTTGGAAATATGAAGGGCAGGCAAAGGCGTTTTCGCAAACGCATTTTATAAAAAAAGATAAAACTTTATCTACATCTCAAAAAGAGGTTCTTATTAAAGAATTGGACGGAATGAAAACTCCTCAATTAAAGCCTAGAATCGAGCCTATGGTTTTAGCTCAAAAACCTAAAATTGGGACTTTTGTTAAAAATTGGCAAGAATATAAATTAGGACTTATTAACAGTAAAGAAAGTTTAGACGGCGGATTTCCAAGCAATGTTATGGAAGTATCTAAACATATAAGAAATAATGAAAGCGAAGAAAAAATAAAACATCTTACAAGAAAACCCGTGCGTCTAATATCGCATTTAGTTAGACTTTTTACTCAAGAAGGGCAAATAGTATTAGACCCATTTTTTGGAAGCGGTTCGCATGCTATAGCTTCGCTTGAAAATAATCGTAAATTTATTGGTTTTGAGATAGAAAAAAAATATTTTAAAATTACTCAAAAAAGAATAGAAAAAAGATTTTTAGAAATATCGGAATAA